One region of Dehalococcoidia bacterium genomic DNA includes:
- a CDS encoding sigma-70 family RNA polymerase sigma factor produces MLVEEQLVQRAVNGDREAFTQIYDLHFDKIYRYIYVKVRSQAEAEDLTQDVFIKAYESIKNYKWRDLPITAWLFRIAHNRVIDHVRKTSKEKKASLDEAGAISSGDPVYMTELNFEIYQLKDALQHLPDAQREVATMRFISELSISEVALSLGKSEGTVKALQFNAIASLRKLLYGKINGY; encoded by the coding sequence GTGTTAGTAGAAGAACAGTTAGTACAGAGGGCCGTAAATGGAGACCGAGAAGCATTTACGCAAATATATGATCTGCATTTCGACAAGATCTACAGATATATATACGTTAAAGTGCGCAGCCAGGCCGAAGCCGAGGACCTGACACAGGATGTATTTATTAAAGCTTACGAGAGCATCAAGAACTACAAGTGGCGGGATCTTCCCATCACCGCATGGCTGTTCAGAATTGCACACAACAGGGTCATCGACCATGTCAGAAAAACATCGAAGGAGAAAAAGGCCAGCCTCGACGAAGCCGGCGCAATCAGTTCAGGCGACCCGGTTTATATGACGGAATTGAATTTTGAGATATACCAGCTGAAGGATGCGTTGCAGCATTTGCCGGACGCGCAGCGCGAGGTCGCGACCATGCGCTTTATCTCCGAATTATCCATCTCGGAGGTCGCTCTATCATTGGGTAAAAGCGAGGGCACGGTCAAGGCGCTGCAGTTCAACGCTATCGCATCGCTGAGAAAATTGCTCTACGGTAAGATAAATGGCTATTAG